A genomic window from Macaca thibetana thibetana isolate TM-01 chromosome 16, ASM2454274v1, whole genome shotgun sequence includes:
- the IGBP1C gene encoding immunoglobulin (CD79A) binding protein 1 pseudogene 2: MAAAEDEFLPPPRLPELFDSSRQLLEEVEGATEPTGSRIVQEKVLKGLDLLQKVAKMLSQLDLFSRNEDLEEITSTDLKYLMVPAFQGALTMKQVNPSKRLDHLQQAREHFIKYLTQCHYYRVAEFELPQTKTNSAENNTAITSTVYPSLVAMASQRQAKIERYKQKKELEHRLSTMKSAVESGQADDERVREYYLLHLQRWIDTSLEEIESIDQEIKILGEKDFSREASTSNSSGHERPLIKPFILTRNMAQAKVFGAGYPSLASMTVSDWYDQHQKHAVLPDQGIAKATPEEFRKATQQQKDQEKEEEDDEQTLQRAREWDDWKDTHPRGYGNRQNMG; encoded by the coding sequence ATGGCAGCTGCTGAAGACGAGTTTCTGCCGCCGCCGCGGCTCCCCGAGCTGTTCGATTCCAGCAGACAGCTTCTGGAAGAAGTCGAAGGAGCGACTGAACCCACCGGTTCCCGGATAGTCCAGGAAAAGGTGTTAAAGGGCCTCGACCTCCTTCAGAAGGTTGCCAAAATGTTATCGCAGCTCGACTTGTTTAGCCGAAATGAAGATTTGGAGGAGATTACTTCCACCGACCTGAAGTACCTGATGGTGCCAGCGTTTCAAGGAGCCCTCACCATGAAACAAGTCAACCCCAGTAAGCGTCTAGATCATTTGCAGCAGGCTCGCGAACACTTTATAAAATACTTAACTCAGTGTCATTACTATCGTGTGGCCGAGTTTGAGCTACCCCAAACCAAGACCAACTCAGCTGAAAATAACACTGCTATTACTTCCACGGTTTATCCTAGCCTCGTTGCTATGGCATCTCAAAGACAGGCTAAAATAGAGAGATACAAGCAGAAGAAGGAGTTGGAGCATAGGTTGTCTACAATGAAATCTGCTGTGGAAAGTGGTCAAGCAGATGATGAGCGTGTTCGTGAATATTATCTTCTTCACCTTCAGAGGTGGATTGATACCAGCTTAGAAGAGATTGAGAGCATTGATCAGGAAATAAAGATCCTGGGAGAGAAAGACTTTTCAAGAGAGGCATCCACTTCGAACTCATCTGGCCATGAGAGGCCTCTAATAAAACCCTTCATTCTCACTCGGAACATGGCGCAAGCCAAAGTATTTGGCGCTGGTTATCCAAGTCTGGCTTCTATGACAGTGAGTGACTGGTATGATCAACATCAGAAACATGCAGTGTTACCAGATCAGGGAATAGCTAAGGCAACACCAGAAGAATTCAGAAAAGCCACTCAGCAACAGAAAGAtcaagaaaaggaggaagaggatgatgaACAAACACTCCAAAGAGCTCGAGAGTGGGATGACTGGAAGGACACCCACCCTAGGGGTTACGGCAACCGACAGAACATGGGCTAA